The genome window TCTTAGCAAGAGTTTATAAGCGAAATAGGACGATACAACCCACATCTTACATGGGGTTTATCTAGTTTTAAGATCATGTTTATTAAAGCATTGGATAAGGAGGATGATAAATGTTTGGCTTCAATTGATTTGACTATATCAAAGAGTGGTGTCACAAGCCAAGCCTTAAAGCGCTTGTAGTTGCCTATGGGTAGTCCATCCGGACATGATGCCTTCCCTCCATTCATGTGAGACATCGCTTCAAACAGTTCCTCCTTTGTAATGGAGGAGTCTAGCTCCTCTTTTACCTTTTTCTCTAAAGCTGGAATAGAGAGCTGGTCTAAAAAGGGGTGTAGGACATTGTGTAGTGTGCAGAGATTCTGACATATAAAGgttcatattttatttttgataaGCTCTGTTAATTTCTGTTGGATGCTTTCAGTTTCAAGCTCAGTGTTAGCCCTTTCATTTTGCAGTGTTTTAATCCTCCATGCTAGTAATTTACCCGCTGATTCTCCCTGATCATAGTATGTCGGCTTTAACCAAGTTATACTGTATAAGGCCTAACTAGCTGTAACATCATCATATTATTTAGCCCATAATTCTGAGAGCCTCTGTACATTCCCAGCTCGCTTTCTAGATCATTAATATCTCGCTCAAGTTCAGTCATAAGGAGAGAAAGAATATATCAATATTTCCTTCCACAAAATTTTAGAAAATTCTGATCATGGAGCCATCTCAGGCTAAGCCTCCACACTGTTTGGCCCGTGGCATGTGAAGTAAGGCATTAATGCAAAAATAATAGGACATGATCTGAAAAAACGATGCCTTTGTGTCCACAGTCCAGTATATGATCCGCAAGAGTCCCAGAAATGAGAAAATAATCGATGCAGGATTGTGTTTGGTGTGGCAAGAATATTTGAGTGTGGTAGGATTTCTAATTGGGATTTGACTTGAGGTGATAACTTCTTGGAGCTTGGCAGAGAATTCTTTCCGAAGAGCGTGTATAGCTTCTAAAATTCCTTTATCCCCAGCTTGGGTTATGGGAGCTTCAGCTAGCCCATGAGCTAACTCCAATTTGTTGTCTCTCTTCTTTTCTTTAGCTCTTGAACTGGGTTAACTCAACTTCATTTCGTAACCTACTTACATCTTGCATTTATATCACTCGACAACGACTTTTCACAAAATCAAACGAACAggtttacatatatatatgataggTTTTACCGGAGCATATGGGTTCTGAGACTACTCACGTCACGTCCACGTCATAACCGGAGCAATAGTCATTTTAAGCCAAAATGGGGGTAAACTTTGAACAAATTGCAACCGAATCAAACTCAACTGATTTTGTCTCCTCAATATGTCCTGAGTATGGAGAAAAATAAATCCCAGAAGAATCCCATTAGGGGAAAGTTTCGAAAAAGATCAAAATAGCCTTTTCATACGCATATTAATTATTTTTCTCATGTGAATAGGGTAACATTTTAACCTTTAGATATCACCATGAACATTTCTAGGTTGATTACTTACaccaagacaaaaaaaaaagtttttggaAATTGTTTGTTAACATGGGCAAACGATGCATAATATTATCACGTGTGTGCTAATTTGAATAATAACCACAACAGATCTAAGCATTGGGTATAGCCAGGTGAAAATTAATCTTGTGGACATCTTACAGTAAAATACTATAGAGGCAAACAAATGTCACCATAAGGGGCAGAGATTCAGTCATTTATTCAAGGTCCACTCAACTGTGAATCAACTGTCACTAGCTGTCTTATTAAAGGCTGGTTTAAAGTACTTCTGTCTGCCTCTTTGTATTAATGCTCATGGGTAGCCTAAATGGGTTCCATTCGGACCTTAACATTAAGTATTTTACTGTTATATGTCAACAAATTCTACAAGACATTTTCACCTGGCTATACCCAATGTTTAGATCTGTTGTTGTATTTATGCAAAGTAGCACATACGTAATTAGATTATGCACTGTTTGCCCAtgttaacaaacaattaaaaaaaaaaatttaaacattttttgtttgtcttgATGTAAATAATCAACTCAGTAATTTTCACGGGGATATCTAAAGGTTAAAATGTTTACCCAATTCAAgtgagaaaaataataaatatgcgTACGAATAGGATATATCTGGGTCTTTTTCTAAACTTTCCCCTAACGGGtttcttctgctttttttttccttACTCAGGACATACATTGAGGATACAAAATCAGTTGAGTTTGCTTCtgttgcaattttttttttaccttttttcaTAAAATGACTCGGGAGAGGACTACTACTATGAGGAGAAGGGGTGGGAGACACCAACAGCAAGAAACTCAAAGAATAAGTTCTTACTAAAAAAGCATGGCACATCACTTCTGCGGGTGTCCCAGTCACCCTGGAGCAGCCCTTAATTGCTCACCTTCTATTGACTTTTACTGACTTATTTGGTTGACTTTTACTGTTTgtccattttgttttttgtctcaactgtaggcctactgtctgtTGAGCTACTGGATACCTGAATTTGCCcaaagggatgaataaagtatcttTTTGCTTAATAACTCAGttacttaaaggggtagttcggaattttggacatagggcctgattcccaagtgagcattggtattctatatcactggagacagttttcaacacatttcatacagtccttctagttgcagagttcgctcgtgctaggctagtgcaagtcaacgggcaatgctagcctgctattaaaaacagtcttacccactccacagtacacccgaggtaaatcaattataacgacagactataaatcgaaatgtctgtttatagaataatgttagaaataaaaccaaccttgcattgcattgcattttgagggaattgcgtggtctcagcagcagtgtttatattcctgtacgtaggctacggcagcggcggactgatacctaggttacctgccgctgtcattgctacaaacgcagagtacagtgaacgaaggaattctataagcgtattcaattaacaagatatgcccacgtttggaggagttagcgatgcatctgcttttgaagacgattatgaggaatttgttgtatccaacgaaccgtacatgtacgagccggtgttttgatgtccaagccagcagcaacaagccacagttgagtcctttctggatctcgcactggaaattggtggaaactttgtggtgcccatctgtaccgtttatttctacaatttctaaaagcacactgaaccatcatgttgcctagtcgttcaattgcgcttctgtcccacgcttctctgtttacgttcttctgtcgtgattcggttacaaacctaaccagcgcatagtaaaattccgcttctgctgagagagtagtccctcgatgattcatgcgatgcaaggttagttttatttctaacattattctatcaacacagacatttaaatctatagtctggcgttataattgatttacctcgggtgtactgtggagtgggtaagactgtttttaatagcaggctagcattgcccgttgacttgcgctagcctagcacgagcgaactctgcaactagaaggactgtatgaaatgtgttgaaaactgtctccagtgatatagaataccaatgctcacttgggaatcaggccctatgtccaaaattccgaactacccctttaaaccCGATAGACCAGACGATTCAAGTTTTAGAGTCGACACGAATGATGAGACCGAGATTTCAAGCATGGAAGGGACATTTTATTGTGCAGGGCCGGAGAACATGTTTACACAGCATAACGCATACAAAACATAACACACCATGTGacacaatgttaacatttggtCGTTATCTAAAGCGGTGTACGTTTTCTGAGAACAATCAAAGCCTAGGAGCATCAGTTGAGTAGAGCTAAAACAAATTCCCTGGACTGCCCgattcatagtacttaattgtgtagcatctgcagtagctgctatcactgctgtatacggggaatgggttagcctagcgattgttagtacatgcacttggttctatgaacatccttactgtaccgacagcgatatattgtttcacttcttatcacaaatgtaattattgtaggtcgctttggataaatgcgtctgctaaatgccctaaatgctAATGAGTCGAAGTGGAACTGAACACCAACAAAAGATTGGAGCACAGCCTCTCATCTCTTCACGGAGGAAGTCGCTGTGCTCAGAGGTTTCCATAAATGTTGAGGTCAGCAGTGTTCGTGTAATCATCGTCACAGGAATCACCGAAGCCCTGGGAGAAACAACATCACCCGGGTGTCAGAGATGACAGAGCAGTTTTTAAGGGGAAATTATCGTTTTATTATTTGATTGCTTCATACCCGGTCGTGACCAGTCGCCCCTCGATTGGAGAAGGACCCCGGCTGACTGGAAACCATCGCCACAAAGGAGAGCGTTGATTAGAAACACCAATTAGACGGACCAGCAGGGAGGCTAAGAGGTCTCAGCAGGACGAGGATGTGAACGCAAGAGAAGACTCTCACCTAGACTTTGCATTGCCTCCCCCCTTACCCTCCCCCCAACCATCCCCCTACATCCCtcgtacgcacttattgtatgttggacgtccttgcacttaaaaaatagTACTTGATATCGTTTAgagtcttatcctagctatccttGTTCTAAACAGGGAATGGGTTTatctagcgattgttagtgcttggcacttggttctttgaacatccttactgtaccgacagcgatatattgttgtttctctatcttctgacaaatgcacttgtaagtcactttggataaaaacgtctgctaaatgtgaAGAAGGGAGCTGTGGTACCTCTTCGGCGATGGACAGCGGGGTTTCGAGATCTTCTGTTTCTTTGCAGTGTTATTCGGCCTGTAAGTGAACGATATGATCAAGAAGGGTACAAAACActgaggcccaatcccatttctaccccttcaaaacaagggggaggggtaaggggaaggggtaaggtgtagaaatgggattgggccttaattaCAATAACAGAACTGTTGGGGGACACTTACATATCATAAGCACTCAAATCTACCGGCTCCCTGcaaggaaaaaacaacaaaaaacgaaAACGTGATTTATCATTCGAAATAACCCAGAACAGAGGATCATGGAGTACCACCACGCATTTCCTGTTGGGGGGTTGACATCGTCAGGAAAAGGTTGGAATGGTTGAGTAACACGTTATTCTCATCTCAACACTCAtctatatttctttatttctacACAACTGGGACCGGCTGAAAAGCATGTTCGTTCGGAAAGAAGAACAGAAACCACAGGCTTAAACCAAGGTCTAAACATAGGCCACGATGTAATCAGCACCGCCAGATGGAACGGTTACGCATGGCCTTGGAAGAGGGTTTCCAtgtgtacattgtgtgtatACATGGTCCGTCTGAGAACGGACCGATCTCCAGACGGTACTGACCTCGGACGAGAGGGCATGAAGCGGCTGGAGCTCATCCTAAGATGAAGAAacaaacaacaacgataacatgTTGTTGAATGTCATCATGTTTTACACACAATGGATGATAATAAGATCATGTTCAACCGACACAATGGATGGTGATGAAACATGTTTTACACTCAATGGATTTGTGTCTCCATCGATGATTTAATGAAACCAAATCAGACTTGTTCACTCACCTCTGCGATATTCTTGAAAGGTGATTCCGCAATCTAATATAAACGCAAAACAGAATTAATGAACCCATCTGTTTACCTGACTGCACCGATCTAATCGTCACAATATCCTTTTACTTGCCTGCCGTTTCCTCTGCTTTGAAGATCAGCAATACGGTTCCTTATGCAATTAGAGAAGGATAATATTAATAGCTAATTGATATGGTATATGGACAGTTTTTAATTCACCATTCTGACCTGTGGCCACTCACAGCACATGCAATCAGtggctaacattcacccattcataaacacactcatacactgaCCGAGCTGTCACCATGGAGGTAGAGCCAACAGTTAGCTCTACTCAGGGACTCACAACACTTAGCCGGGAATAGAACCAGCAACCAGAATCCACACAAcgctctctacctcctgagctacaggCTTGTGTGAATTCTCACCAGGACGGAACTCACTTGTATTTGATCTTCATTAGAACACAGAGCGCTCCAAAGACCACAGCTGTCCCAAGGCCGACAACGAGAGGAAGGATAATGTGCAGGTACAGCTCTTTACCTGGGAACAGAATCAATACGAACAGAAAGAATAAGAACAGAAACAATACAACTCTTTACCAGAGAACAGAAACAATGAGAACAGAAACAATCCCCCTCTTTACCTGGGAACAGAAACAAGTCCCGGATGAACAGAGACTCACAGACCACAATCCTCCGCTGAGTGTCACATGTACTTGAATCCAGGGAACCACAAGATGATCACAGACATGCATTCATCACAGCCATGAGGCATGGACCATTGCTCTTGATTGAAGACGCCATTCTGCACTCACGTTTCACAAAGAGATGgtgcgtggaggaggaggtcaccCCTCCGTTGAAGGTTGCCGTGCAGCTGAGCTCCGAGTCGTCGTCCGTTGCCTCCGGGATGAAGGTCAGGATGGACTCCATTTCCCAGGAGCCCTTGCCGTTGTCTTTGTTGATATGGATGACCCCTGTGTCCGTGGAGGCCCGGCTCCAGGTGATGTTGGGCCGATGGGCCGGGCAGGTGTGGGCCACAGAGCAGGAGATGGTGTAAGGTTCACCCTGGATCGCCTTCCTCGGAGGATTTAATTTAGGTTTGGGGGGTTCCGCTGCAAAAGAGGAGGGGAAGCAAAAGAGTCAGAAGACCTTTACATCGAGGGGatttagcaggcgcttttatctaaagcgacttacaaacATTCATTCCCACGATCACACACTGACTGCGGAGTCAACAACGCAGGGCGATAGCCAGCTcttaaggagcagttagggtgaggcgatccccggctcctccgagcTGAGTtcagaggtgtccctgagcaagacacctctccctgactgctcctgacgagcaggctgtcgccttgcagggTGGAcaccgccgtcagtgtgtggatatgtgcatgaatgggtgaatgttgggcaatgttgtaaagcgctttgagtggccactggttagaaaagcgcggtataaatgcagtccatttaccatttactcaGACACTACCTACCAAGCAAGTTAAGGCGAgcgcagtggttctcaaattcAGGGGTCTTCAAAGTCCTATCACTCATTTCTACTTTGAAGCAGAAGGGGCCGTCGTCGTGATCCTTCACCTCTATTATCTTTAAGGTGCAGTTCCCTTTCGTGAGTCGTCCCGTCAGCTCTGTGCGGCCTCTAAACTCCCTCATGATAACCGCAATGTCTTCTTGGAAGATGTACTTCTCTTTATCCCCCTCCGGGAACCAGCTGCCTTTGAGCGTGGCGCGGGAAAGCCCTTCTCCGTATGTGAAGGAGCAAGGGATGACCACACAGGAGTCCACCAGAGCATCTACTTCCCGGACGACCTTGGCGTTCCAGTCTGCTGACCACACAGTGCAGCTCGTAGCTGGGAACACATCAGgcttgtgttagg of Gadus macrocephalus chromosome 11, ASM3116895v1 contains these proteins:
- the LOC132467158 gene encoding myelin-associated glycoprotein-like; this encodes MSRDTTVLLGWLLLQATSCTVWSADWNAKVVREVDALVDSCVVIPCSFTYGEGLSRATLKGSWFPEGDKEKYIFQEDIAVIMREFRGRTELTGRLTKGNCTLKIIEVKDHDDGPFCFKVEMSDRTLKTPEFENHCARLNLLAEPPKPKLNPPRKAIQGEPYTISCSVAHTCPAHRPNITWSRASTDTGVIHINKDNGKGSWEMESILTFIPEATDDDSELSCTATFNGGVTSSSTHHLFVKRKELYLHIILPLVVGLGTAVVFGALCVLMKIKYKNRIADLQSRGNGRLRNHLSRISQRMSSSRFMPSRPREPVDLSAYDMPNNTAKKQKISKPRCPSPKSQPGSFSNRGATGHDRGFGDSCDDDYTNTADLNIYGNL